The proteins below are encoded in one region of Pseudomonadota bacterium:
- a CDS encoding glycosyltransferase family 39 protein codes for MITRPLLIIFFVCSCLFFYNLSARDFWAPDEGDFAEIVRELDNNYIVPHLNGKPYGEKPPLFYYIVYASKKALHWTKDETSMRIPSSLFALIGGIFFFLTIRKFFNRKKAILSTCILISAPLFYWQARYLQVDMVFAVFIALSLLFFFWFYHGGKKAFLYLFFICSSLAFMTKGPLSIILVFPVVLIHLSLEKDFRVLKMKETYIGILIFMAIILPWYLAIYFKEGMPYLYENIVRQNLTRFFDAWSHKRPIYYYLTTLPLDFFPWSLFLPMGIYLAATQFRHDPKIRFFLIWFFWMFVFLSISSGKISKYMLPVLPSIALITGFTITEEESKYNLFMFMFLSILFFILGIFLFLYKTSIYPEFYCERILYGSLSIALSIIIYLLLRTKNLTNVFIALFSFMAVLYMIANISVYEKWNQYKSPKPMCDRIKPFVRDGTPWVYYGSMRGIYIYYIGTFAIPVDEHKTEELKKLKGELREFFILTRKRDIKEVSGTLIDVNQLFEEKIGDTVMVFAHYKDKM; via the coding sequence TTGATTACAAGACCTCTGCTTATCATTTTTTTTGTTTGTTCCTGCCTGTTTTTTTATAACCTGTCAGCAAGAGATTTCTGGGCTCCAGACGAAGGGGATTTTGCAGAGATCGTGAGAGAGTTAGATAATAATTACATCGTACCCCATCTTAATGGCAAACCGTATGGAGAGAAACCTCCCCTCTTCTATTACATAGTCTATGCATCTAAAAAGGCACTCCACTGGACAAAAGATGAAACATCCATGAGGATTCCTTCAAGCCTTTTCGCCCTCATAGGCGGGATATTTTTCTTTCTCACAATCCGGAAATTCTTTAACAGGAAAAAGGCGATACTTTCAACCTGTATCCTTATAAGCGCCCCGCTCTTTTACTGGCAGGCACGATATCTTCAGGTAGACATGGTCTTTGCTGTATTCATTGCCTTGAGCCTCCTTTTCTTTTTCTGGTTTTACCATGGGGGTAAAAAGGCCTTTTTATATCTCTTTTTTATTTGCTCGTCCCTCGCCTTTATGACAAAGGGACCGCTTTCAATTATTTTAGTATTCCCCGTAGTTCTGATACATCTGTCTTTAGAAAAGGACTTCAGGGTTCTTAAAATGAAAGAAACCTACATTGGCATCCTCATCTTCATGGCAATCATCCTGCCATGGTATCTTGCAATATATTTTAAAGAGGGCATGCCTTACCTTTATGAAAACATCGTGCGTCAAAACCTCACAAGATTCTTTGATGCATGGAGTCATAAAAGACCCATATATTACTATTTGACCACCCTACCCCTGGATTTTTTTCCCTGGAGCCTCTTTCTGCCTATGGGTATCTATCTCGCCGCAACTCAATTCAGGCATGACCCAAAGATAAGGTTTTTTCTCATCTGGTTTTTCTGGATGTTCGTATTTTTATCAATCTCTTCGGGCAAGATAAGTAAATACATGTTACCTGTATTGCCATCCATTGCACTGATAACTGGCTTCACGATTACAGAAGAAGAAAGTAAATATAACCTCTTCATGTTCATGTTCCTTTCCATACTTTTTTTCATCCTGGGTATATTTCTTTTCCTTTACAAAACCAGTATATATCCTGAGTTTTATTGTGAACGAATACTATACGGTTCACTGTCCATAGCCCTCTCAATCATCATATACCTTCTCTTACGGACTAAAAACCTGACCAATGTATTCATAGCCCTCTTCTCTTTTATGGCAGTACTTTACATGATTGCCAATATATCTGTGTATGAAAAGTGGAACCAATACAAATCCCCCAAACCCATGTGTGATAGAATAAAACCCTTTGTCAGGGATGGCACCCCCTGGGTGTACTATGGAAGCATGAGGGGCATTTATATATACTATATCGGGACATTTGCAATCCCCGTGGATGAACATAAGACCGAGGAATTGAAAAAACTTAAAGGGGAACTCAGGGAATTTTTTATCCTTACAAGGAAAAGGGATATTAAAGAGGTATCCGGGACACTAATAGATGTGAACCAGTTATTTGAGGAGAAGATCGGGGACACCGTGATGGTCTTTGCACACTACAAGGA